A single region of the Pontibacter kalidii genome encodes:
- a CDS encoding aspartate kinase encodes MKILKFGGTSVGSAERMKAVATLICNGEPKIVVLSAMSGTTNALVQIAETLYQNKHDEAKALIKALHDKYKQVVEELYTSDDKKKQANELLKQHFDYLTAFTLDLFTIHEERAVLAQGELLSTALFQFFLEEQGEESVLLPALNFMKIDENEEPDTEYIAQHLQKELEKYPGVELFVTQGYICRNAFGEIDNLKRGGSDYSASLIGAAADAAEIQIWTDIDGMHNNDPRIVKNTYPIAELSFDEAAELAYFGAKILHPSSVKPAKQKNIPVKLLNTMAPEAKGTTISTQTESGKIKAVAAKDGITAIKIKSGRMLLAYGFLRSVFEVFERYKTPIDMITTSEVAVSLTIDNDRHLNEIMAELKEFGQVEIDQEQTIVCVVGDFIAERSGSVLAIFQSLQHIPLRMISYGGSKNNISFLVSTADKVEALTKLNDGIFNRNKAHA; translated from the coding sequence ATGAAAATACTCAAGTTCGGCGGTACCTCGGTGGGGTCAGCTGAGAGAATGAAGGCGGTAGCCACGCTCATCTGTAACGGTGAGCCTAAAATTGTAGTGCTTTCGGCTATGTCGGGCACCACAAACGCATTGGTACAGATAGCGGAGACGCTGTATCAGAATAAACACGACGAAGCAAAGGCGCTCATTAAGGCCCTGCACGATAAGTATAAACAGGTGGTAGAGGAACTCTACACCTCCGACGATAAGAAAAAACAGGCAAACGAGCTGCTAAAACAGCATTTCGATTACCTCACAGCCTTCACCCTCGACCTATTTACCATTCATGAGGAGCGCGCGGTGCTGGCGCAGGGCGAGCTGCTGAGCACGGCCCTTTTCCAGTTTTTCCTGGAGGAGCAGGGCGAAGAGTCTGTACTGCTGCCAGCACTAAACTTCATGAAGATCGATGAGAATGAGGAGCCGGATACCGAGTACATTGCCCAGCACCTGCAAAAGGAGCTGGAGAAATACCCGGGCGTGGAGCTTTTCGTTACGCAGGGATATATCTGCCGCAACGCCTTTGGGGAGATCGACAATTTGAAGCGCGGAGGCTCGGACTACTCTGCCTCGCTTATCGGGGCTGCCGCTGATGCAGCGGAAATCCAGATCTGGACCGATATTGATGGCATGCACAACAACGACCCGCGCATCGTGAAGAATACTTACCCGATAGCGGAGCTCTCGTTCGACGAGGCAGCGGAGTTGGCGTACTTTGGGGCCAAAATACTGCACCCGAGCAGCGTGAAGCCGGCCAAGCAAAAGAACATTCCGGTAAAGCTGCTCAACACCATGGCACCCGAGGCGAAAGGCACCACCATCAGCACCCAAACGGAAAGTGGCAAGATAAAAGCCGTGGCCGCCAAGGATGGCATCACCGCTATTAAAATAAAGTCTGGCCGCATGCTGCTGGCCTACGGTTTCCTGCGCAGCGTGTTTGAGGTGTTCGAAAGGTATAAAACCCCAATTGACATGATCACCACCTCTGAGGTGGCCGTATCGCTGACGATCGACAACGACAGGCACCTGAACGAGATCATGGCCGAGCTGAAGGAGTTTGGCCAGGTGGAAATAGATCAGGAGCAAACCATCGTCTGCGTGGTAGGTGATTTTATTGCCGAGCGCAGTGGTTCGGTGCTGGCTATTTTCCAGTCGCTGCAGCACATCCCGCTGCGCATGATCTCCTACGGCGGTAGCAAGAACAACATCAGTTTCCTGGTAAGTACAGCAGACAAAGTAGAGGCCCTAACCAAATTGAACGATGGCATCTTTAACAGAAATAAAGCCCATGCTTAA
- the lysA gene encoding diaminopimelate decarboxylase: protein MASLTEIKPMLNLNPEQLQQHATPFYVYDLSLLRQTLKAVQQEAEKYNFHVHYALKANANAPILDEVRQHGFGADCVSGNEVKAAIENGFPAQEVVFAGVGKSDAEINYALQQGIFCFNCESKHELEVLNELAEKKNTVARVALRINPNVNANTHKYITTGLEENKFGINAWELESVIELLQQLKHVQLIGIHFHIGSQITDLTVFKNLCTRVNEFQEWFLAHNIQLEHVNVGGGLGVDYYAPDESPVPDFAAYFALFNQFLELRPGQQVHFELGRALVAQCGTLISKVLYIKNGISTNFAILDAGMTELIRPALYQSYHKIENLTSQKPEVRYDVVGPICESSDCFGKAVMLPETNRGDLIAIRTAGAYGEVMASAYNLRDRAKAIYV, encoded by the coding sequence ATGGCATCTTTAACAGAAATAAAGCCCATGCTTAACCTGAACCCGGAGCAGCTGCAGCAACACGCTACTCCGTTCTATGTATACGACCTAAGCCTGCTGCGCCAGACCCTGAAAGCTGTGCAACAGGAGGCTGAGAAGTATAACTTCCATGTTCACTACGCTCTGAAGGCCAACGCCAACGCACCTATTCTGGACGAGGTGCGTCAGCACGGCTTCGGTGCCGACTGCGTGAGCGGCAACGAAGTAAAAGCCGCCATAGAGAACGGTTTTCCGGCACAGGAGGTGGTGTTTGCCGGTGTGGGCAAGTCGGATGCGGAAATAAACTACGCCCTGCAGCAGGGCATCTTCTGCTTTAACTGCGAGTCGAAGCATGAGCTGGAGGTGCTAAACGAGCTGGCTGAGAAGAAAAATACCGTGGCCCGCGTGGCCCTGCGCATCAACCCGAACGTAAACGCCAACACCCATAAGTATATCACCACGGGCCTTGAGGAGAACAAATTCGGCATAAACGCCTGGGAACTGGAGAGCGTGATCGAGCTGCTGCAGCAACTAAAGCATGTGCAGCTAATCGGCATTCACTTCCACATCGGCTCCCAGATCACGGACCTGACGGTGTTCAAGAACTTGTGCACCCGTGTAAATGAGTTCCAGGAGTGGTTTTTGGCGCATAACATCCAGCTGGAGCACGTGAACGTGGGCGGTGGCCTGGGGGTGGATTATTATGCCCCGGACGAATCCCCGGTTCCTGACTTTGCCGCCTACTTTGCATTGTTTAACCAGTTCCTGGAGCTGCGGCCGGGCCAGCAGGTGCATTTTGAGCTAGGCCGCGCACTGGTGGCACAGTGTGGCACCTTGATCTCTAAGGTGCTCTACATCAAGAACGGGATATCTACTAACTTTGCCATACTCGATGCGGGCATGACGGAGTTGATCCGCCCGGCACTGTACCAGTCGTACCACAAGATTGAGAACCTGACAAGCCAGAAGCCGGAGGTGCGTTACGACGTGGTGGGCCCGATCTGTGAGTCGAGCGACTGTTTTGGCAAGGCGGTGATGTTGCCGGAGACCAACCGGGGCGATCTGATCGCGATCCGCACGGCGGGAGCCTACGGTGAGGTAATGGCCTCAGCCTACAACCTGCGCGACAGGGCAAAAGCTATTTATGTATAG
- a CDS encoding beta-ketoacyl synthase N-terminal-like domain-containing protein, with product MEAAKEHIVIKGLGAISPLGHDSTSTAAAYTSGIPAFKAILHQAQPTPVAALPAEAEEQLQDLLHENPVYKQLDRSVLMAVYAARQAATQAGWLQENSSADDDLAVNIGSSRGATGLFEEHFEAFQQENLSSSASPTTTLGNLSSWVAHAVNAGGGQISHSITCSTALMAIANGVAWLKSGMAKRFLAGGTEAPLTHFTIAQMKAVGIYSRLANTTYPCQPYALEKQNTFTLGEGAAVIALEQVRQPAPGTPVIEAVGLGFEKLVSKTGISAEGINFQKSMRQALAQLPEHDRTVHLIITHTPGTRAGDKAELAAIKAVFGENSPAITTNKWLIGHTLGASGALSLQYALHVLQQQQYTFIPYPNLLQQTVPSRIKRIMVNAAGFGGNAASVVVGLV from the coding sequence TTGGAAGCAGCGAAAGAACATATTGTCATCAAAGGACTGGGGGCCATTTCTCCGTTAGGGCACGATAGCACTTCTACTGCAGCAGCTTATACTTCCGGTATACCAGCTTTCAAAGCTATACTTCACCAGGCCCAACCAACGCCTGTAGCTGCTTTGCCAGCTGAGGCAGAGGAGCAGTTGCAAGATTTGCTTCACGAAAACCCAGTGTACAAGCAGCTCGACCGCTCGGTGCTGATGGCGGTATATGCTGCCAGGCAAGCGGCAACGCAGGCGGGTTGGCTGCAAGAGAATTCTTCAGCAGATGATGACCTGGCGGTAAACATTGGCTCCTCCCGCGGGGCAACCGGCTTGTTTGAGGAACATTTCGAGGCTTTTCAACAGGAGAACCTATCTTCCAGCGCCTCCCCTACCACTACTCTCGGAAACCTGTCGAGTTGGGTGGCGCATGCGGTGAACGCGGGTGGCGGGCAAATCAGCCACTCCATTACCTGCAGCACCGCCCTGATGGCCATTGCCAACGGGGTGGCCTGGCTAAAGTCCGGTATGGCCAAGCGCTTTCTGGCCGGCGGCACCGAGGCCCCACTCACTCATTTCACCATCGCGCAGATGAAGGCCGTGGGCATTTACTCCAGACTTGCCAACACGACCTACCCTTGCCAGCCTTACGCTTTGGAAAAGCAGAATACCTTTACCTTAGGCGAGGGAGCCGCTGTTATTGCGCTGGAGCAGGTGCGGCAACCCGCGCCAGGTACGCCAGTCATAGAGGCTGTCGGGTTGGGCTTTGAGAAGCTGGTGAGCAAAACGGGCATCTCAGCAGAGGGTATCAATTTTCAGAAATCGATGAGGCAGGCGCTGGCCCAGCTGCCGGAGCACGACCGAACCGTACACCTGATTATTACGCACACACCCGGCACCCGCGCTGGCGATAAAGCAGAGCTTGCCGCCATAAAGGCTGTCTTCGGCGAAAACAGCCCGGCTATCACCACTAATAAATGGCTGATTGGCCATACGTTGGGAGCCTCCGGGGCGCTGAGCCTGCAATACGCCCTGCATGTGCTGCAGCAACAGCAGTATACTTTCATCCCGTATCCAAATCTGCTCCAGCAAACAGTACCATCACGTATTAAGCGCATCATGGTAAATGCCGCCGGCTTTGGCGGTAACGCAGCCAGTGTGGTGGTGGGTTTGGTTTAA
- the bioD gene encoding dethiobiotin synthase, whose product MKQYFVTGIGTDVGKTVAAAILTEALQADYWKPVQAGGLDFTDTDTVKSLVSNERSVFHPEAYRLKMAASPHKAAAAEGVEIDVKGMRLPDTQNNLIVEGAGGLMVPLNKRYLVLDLVQQLGLEVILVSRNYLGSINHTLLTAEVLRYRKIPVAGIIFNGEENATSEDFIVKYTGLRCLPSIRQEADFCKDTVAEYAKTFEGYL is encoded by the coding sequence ATGAAACAATATTTTGTAACAGGAATCGGTACGGATGTAGGCAAGACGGTTGCTGCTGCCATACTTACCGAAGCCCTGCAGGCCGACTACTGGAAACCTGTGCAAGCAGGCGGTCTGGACTTCACCGACACAGACACTGTAAAGAGTCTGGTTTCTAACGAGCGCTCGGTTTTCCACCCGGAGGCTTACCGCCTCAAAATGGCTGCGTCGCCGCATAAGGCTGCCGCTGCCGAGGGCGTGGAGATCGATGTGAAAGGCATGAGACTACCCGACACCCAAAACAACCTGATTGTGGAGGGAGCCGGTGGCCTGATGGTGCCCCTGAACAAGCGTTACCTCGTGCTGGATCTGGTGCAGCAGCTGGGCCTGGAGGTTATACTTGTGTCGCGCAACTACCTCGGAAGTATAAACCATACGTTGCTCACTGCCGAGGTGCTGCGCTACCGCAAAATTCCGGTTGCCGGTATCATCTTTAATGGGGAGGAGAACGCCACCTCAGAGGATTTCATCGTGAAGTATACCGGACTGCGTTGCCTGCCGTCTATCCGCCAGGAAGCCGACTTCTGCAAGGATACCGTGGCCGAGTATGCCAAAACATTTGAAGGATACTTATAG
- the bioA gene encoding adenosylmethionine--8-amino-7-oxononanoate transaminase: protein MNLAERDQNVIWHPYTQMKTAALPIPIVRGEGALLFSEDGQTYIDAVASWWVNLHGHAHPYIAKKVAEQLRTLEHVIFAGFTHPAAVTFAERLLQLLPQGQSRIFYSDNGSTAVEVALKMAIQYWNNLGTPKKKIIAFRDSYHGDTFGAMSVSARSAFTAPFWPYLFEVEFIDVPTVGKEAESIKQLEALAAQGDIAAFIYEPLVLGTGGMIMYTPEVLDKLMAICQQHDILNIADEVMTGFGRTGRTFATDYLQQKPDMVCLSKGLTGGTMALGATSCNEKIYEAFLHDDRSKTLFHGHSYTANPVACAAGLASMDLLLQPETQESINRIGHRHAAFAQSIKDLPQVLEVRQQGTILAIEFYDGATSYFSDLRDTLYSFGLDNGVILRPLGNIIYVIPPYCITDEQLDQVYQTLIGMQEIVAGKRQHPHPDSIMLHD from the coding sequence ATGAACTTAGCCGAACGTGATCAAAACGTTATCTGGCATCCTTATACCCAAATGAAAACCGCAGCGCTTCCTATTCCGATTGTTCGGGGCGAGGGGGCGCTTTTGTTTTCGGAGGATGGCCAGACTTATATTGATGCCGTGGCCTCGTGGTGGGTAAACCTGCACGGGCACGCGCACCCCTACATTGCCAAAAAAGTAGCCGAGCAGCTGCGCACGCTGGAGCATGTTATTTTTGCCGGCTTCACACATCCTGCCGCCGTTACCTTTGCCGAGCGTCTTTTGCAGCTCCTGCCCCAGGGCCAGAGCCGTATCTTTTACTCCGACAACGGCTCCACCGCCGTGGAAGTGGCCCTGAAAATGGCTATCCAGTACTGGAACAACCTCGGCACGCCTAAAAAGAAGATCATCGCCTTCCGCGACAGCTATCATGGCGATACGTTCGGGGCCATGTCGGTGAGCGCCCGCAGTGCCTTTACCGCCCCGTTCTGGCCCTACCTGTTCGAGGTGGAGTTTATAGACGTGCCTACTGTCGGCAAGGAAGCAGAAAGTATAAAACAACTGGAAGCACTTGCTGCTCAGGGTGACATTGCCGCTTTTATTTACGAGCCGCTGGTGCTAGGTACCGGTGGGATGATCATGTATACCCCTGAAGTGCTCGATAAGCTAATGGCCATCTGCCAGCAGCACGACATCCTCAACATTGCCGATGAGGTGATGACCGGCTTTGGCCGCACCGGGCGCACTTTTGCGACGGATTACCTGCAGCAAAAGCCCGACATGGTATGCCTCTCGAAGGGGCTGACCGGGGGTACCATGGCCCTGGGAGCCACCTCCTGCAACGAAAAAATTTACGAGGCCTTCCTGCACGACGACCGTAGCAAAACCCTTTTCCACGGCCATAGCTACACAGCCAACCCCGTGGCCTGCGCTGCCGGCCTGGCAAGTATGGATTTGCTGTTGCAGCCCGAAACACAGGAAAGTATAAACCGCATCGGACATCGCCACGCAGCCTTTGCTCAAAGTATAAAAGACCTGCCGCAGGTGCTGGAGGTGCGCCAGCAGGGCACCATCCTAGCCATCGAATTCTATGACGGAGCCACGTCCTACTTCAGCGACCTGCGCGACACGCTCTATAGTTTCGGGCTGGACAACGGGGTTATACTTCGTCCGCTGGGCAACATCATCTATGTTATCCCTCCTTACTGCATCACCGACGAGCAACTCGATCAGGTATACCAGACACTGATCGGAATGCAGGAGATTGTGGCAGGCAAAAGGCAGCACCCGCATCCGGATTCGATTATGCTGCATGATTAG